A single Drosophila miranda strain MSH22 chromosome XR, D.miranda_PacBio2.1, whole genome shotgun sequence DNA region contains:
- the LOC108151317 gene encoding uncharacterized protein LOC108151317, with the protein MGYEFLLEFRSGKFKLRLDPIPNRFNMHRMLLYTLVIVALALVQACHQIHYNLTFPAVNQVSSGLSLGQSLTRDLSTISMSLSVAVSPLAPNLCRHGNPFTLGH; encoded by the exons ATGGGCTATGAGTTCTTACTGGAGTTTCGCAGTGGCAAATTCAAACTAAGACTAGATCCAATACCCAATCGCTTCAACATGCATCGAATG CTGCTGTACACTTTGGTTATCGTCGCCCTCGCCTTGGTCCAGGCCTGCCATCAGATCCATTATAATCTGACATTTCCTGCTGTGAATCAAGTCTCTTCTGGGCTCAGCCTTGGCCAGAGTTTGACGAGGGATCTGTCCACGATTTCGATGTCGCTGTCGGTGGCGGTGTCTCCTCTGGCGCCCAATCTTTGCCGCCATGGGAACCCTTTTACGCTGGGGCATTAG
- the LOC108151300 gene encoding pupal cuticle protein Edg-84A-like: MFKFVAIVALLVASVSAGLIETHHVVHEPVLAKVGTVVHSAPSAVSHQSITQVHSKSYIQPVVAPVLKTTIHSSPAVAVHAAPVVHSVPVVHHAAPVVHTVHAAPVVHSVPVVHSAPLLKTVVHHAAPLAYTLHH, encoded by the exons ATGTTCAAATTC GTTGCCATCGTTGCCCTCCTCGTCGCCTCTGTGAGCGCTGGCCTGATCGAGACCCACCATGTGGTGCATGAGCCCGTACTCGCCAAGGTTGGAACCGTGGTGCACTCTGCACCCTCGGCTGTTTCCCATCAGAGCATCACCCAGGTGCACAGCAAGTCATACATCCAGCCCGTGGTTGCTCCCGTCCTGAAGACCACCATCCACTCTTCTCCCGCCGTGGCTGTCCATGCTGCTCCCGTCGTTCACTCCGTGCCGGTTGTCCACCACGCTGCACCTGTCGTCCACACCGTTCACGCTGCTCCTGTGGTCCACTCTGTGCCTGTTGTGCACTCTGCTCCCCTCCTCAAGACTGTGGTGCATCATGCTGCCCCCCTGGCCTACACCCTGCATCATTAG